The Salinirubellus salinus genome segment CCTACGTCCGGACCGTCGAGAGGACGAGCGTCGAGAAGTCCGTCTCCGAGAGGTACCCCTCCTCCAGCGCGTACAGCCACCCCTCGCGGGCCTCCCAGCGGCCCTTCGGGTCCCGGTCGGAGACCGGTCCGTCCTCGATGTCGTACACCCACGCGTTCACGTCGCGCGGCTCCCAGCCGTCCTCGCGGGCGTCGAGCAGGACGTTCAGCAGGCGCCCGATCTCGCTCTTCGCCACGCCCTCTCCCTTCGTCGCCGTCTCGTAGGCGACGTGCAACGCCCCCTCGGACTCGGTGTAGTCGACCACGTACACCCCGTGACTCATCAGTCGCTCCTCCAGTCGTTCGGCCAGCTCGTCGTCCGAGACACTCATACCGCTCCCTGGGGGCTCCGTGCTATTCGGTGTTCCCGTCGCGTGCCTCGACCACCCCCCGGACCGTCGAGGCGAGTTCGTCGTACCGCTCGGTCCCCACACCCTTCCGGACGTAGGCGGTGTCGTCGAGACGCCCCACCCGGTCTTCCAGTTCGTCCGACCCCTTGTTCGTGAACATGACGAACGGGACGTCCTCCGTCTCCCGGATGGTCTCGAGCAGGTCCATGCCGTCGACGGCGGGCATCCGGTAGTCGCTGACGACGCAGTCGACCCGCTCCTCCCGGAGGACGCGACAGGCGTCCAGCGCGTTCTCGGCCGTCGCCACCTCGAACCCGTCCTCGCGCGACAGGAACTGGTCGGCGATGGTGAGGAGGTGCGGGTCGTCGTCGACCACCAGTACGTGTATCGGTGTCGTGGACCCGTCGGACGGTTTCCGTCTGGCCGGCGTCTCTGTCGTCATGGCGTGGGGAGCGTCGGGCCGCCCCGACGGATGGGGAGCGTATGTGCTCGGTGGTCTTGTGTGTTTGTGTCACTCACACTGGACCCGCTGGCGGCACTCCCTCCGGCTCAGACCGGGTCCGGTGCGACCGACTGGAAGCCGACGACGGCGTCGCGAAACGAGTCCGGAACCCGCACCGACCCTCCGCCCTCGGCGTCGACGGCGACGTGGGTGGCCGTCCCCGACGCGAGTGTCTCCTCGCCCCGACGACACCGCCACTCGAACGTGAGGCTACTGTTCCGGATGGCGCCGACGTAGGTACCGCAGACGAGGTCGTCGGGGAACCTCGCGGCGCCGTGGTAGTCCACGTCGACGTTCACGACGTGCGTCTCCCAGCCCTCCGCGACGAGCTGGTCGTAGGGGTAGTCGATCGCCTCGAGGAACGCCGCGAACGTCTCGTCGAGGTAGGTGAGGTACTCGCCGAAGAACACCACGCCCTGCGCGTCCGTCTCGGCGAACCGGACCCGCGTCTCCCACACGTCGTGGTACGGATCGGCCGCCTCGTCCGCGTCGCTCGAATCGAGTTCGTCTGCCATACCCCGAGGGGTCGCCGGGTGCGGATAAGCCTACGCCCCCCGGCGGATTCGTCAGTCGTGGTCGTGGTCGTGGCCACCGCTGCCACCGGGCGCGTCGAAGTCGAAATCCCCCTCGTAGCCGCCGGCCACGTCCACGTCGAGCGCGCCCGAGTCGAACAGCGAGGCGCCGAAGTACGTCTCGCGCATCGTCGTCGCGAGGACGCCGTCCCGGTCGAACGCGAGCACCACCGCGAGGAACGGCAGGTCGTGGTGGTCGACGACGAACGCGGCGAACGGCGGGTCCTCGGCCTCGGTGAGTCGTTCGAGCAGGGGTTCGAGCGGCTTCACGCCGTCGCGGAACTCCTCGAACAGGTCGCGCTGGCCCGGCTGGTCGGCGAAGGTGTAGACGACGCCGACCGGCTGGCCGCCCTGTTGCCCGACCAGCACCCGCGACCCCATCGGCTGGCCGGCCTCCTCCGCGTCGCGCCACGCTCCGTGGGCGTCGCCGAACAGGTCCTCCCGCGTGCGGGTGAACGCGACCGTCGTCTCCTCGATGACCTCGAGGTCGTCGAACCGCGGGTCACCGTCGTCCCACACGAGCTCGGCCCGGAGGCGGTTGCCCGCCGTCACCCCGTCGACGGCCGACTGCAACGGCTCGTCGTACCCCTCGCGGGCCACGTACGTTGGGTCGGCGCTCTCGACGTCGAGCAGGAGCCACTCCGCCCGGTCGCGTGTCGACTCCAGCACGCGGTACTCTCCCTCGGTGGTCTGCTCGGTCACGCCCGCCCGTAGGAGGGGCCCGTACAAGTCGGTGTGGCTTCGTGGTCGGTGGGCACGTCCGCGAGGCCAACGGCCAAGAGCCTGCAGTGCCTACTCGGAGTATGAGCAACGAACCGCGCGAGATGCCCCAGACCGACGAGGAGTGGCGGGAACTGCTGACCGACGAGGAGTACCGCATCCTCCGCGAGAAGGGGACCGAGCCGAAGTTCTCCTCGGACCTCATCGACTACGAGGGCGAGGGGACGTTCACCTGCGCCGGCTGTGGCACCGAACTGTTCGACTCGGACACGAAGTTCGGCTCCGGAACCGGGTGGCCCTCCTTCTACGACGCGAAGGAGGGCGCCGTCGAGTTCGAGGAGGACCGCTCGCACGGGATGGTCCGCACGGAGGTCCTCTGTGCGAACTGTGGTGGCCACCTCGGCCACGTCTTCGACGACGGGCCGAACCCGACGGGCCAGCGGTTCTGCATCAACGGGGCGGCGCTGGACGTCGAGGAGTGACGTCGGGCACGCTCCCCCGACCCACCACGCTTTTCTGAACGCCCGGTCAGCGACTATCCGATGCCTGTCGCCCTCCACGAGCACCGTCGCCCCCGTCGACCAGTATCGTCCGCCCGCCAGTTCCCCCCTTCCCCCCACGGTGGTGTGTGGTAGATGGGTCGTGACTCCGGCCTGCAGATCGACAGCGTCGGCGGGCCGAAGACGCTCGCGGGTGCCGTCGGCTTCCTGCTCGTCGGCCTCGCCATCACCGGCTACGGCGTCTACGACTACACCCAGCAGTCGGACGCCATCGACGACGCCGTCGAGGTGGACGCCACCGTCACGGAGGTGGGCATCGAGAGCCAGTCGAGCAGTTCGACCCGCGGCGTGAACTACGAACCGCAGGTCCGGTTCACGTACCAGTACGACGGGGAGACCTACGAGGGGACACGGCTGTTCCCCGCGACGACGGCCCCCGAGTACGAGACCGAGTCGGCCGCCCGCGACGCCGTGCGCGAGTACGAGGCCGGCGAGAACGTCACCGCGTACGTCGTGCCCGACGACCCGGACGGGGCGTTCCTCCGGGCCCAGCGCTCGGACACACCGCTGACACTCGCGGGTATCGGCGGGGTCCTGTCGCTGCTCGGCGGCGTGCTGACGGTGAAGCGCTACCGCGAACCCTGACGCGCTACTCGAACACCCGGCTCTCCGCCTCCAGTTCCTCGATGCCACGAGCCACCTCGCTCGCCTGCTCCGGGAACAGCGCCACCTCCACCTCGTTCCCGTCCGCGTCGGCGAACGCGAGTTTCACCCGGTTGTCGCCGAACTCCCGGACCTCCACCTCGTCGACGTCGTAGAGTTTCGCCGTCGCCGACTGGTTCGACGGGCCGACGTGCTTGAGCGCGCCCTCGTCGAGTTCGAACAGGAACCGGTCCATGTCGAGCGTGAACATGGGAGAGGCGACGGCGCCCGTGGAGATAGGCACTCGGGTGGGCCGGTCGAGCGTTCGGCGGGTGGCCGAGACGCGGCCGCCGCTCGGGACGTGCTGCCTCGAAAGAACGGTATCGTCGTCTATCGCGTGACGCGACGGACGAGTGTCGGTGTTACTGGCGGACGACGTTCGACGCGCGCGGTCCCTTGGGGGACGATTCGATGTCGAACTCGACCTCTTGGCCCTCCTCGAGGTCCGGACCGCCCACGTCCTCCATGTGGAAGAACACGTCCTCGTCGTCGTCGACCGCGTCGTCGTCAGTCGAGATGAAACCGTAGCCGCCTGTGTCGTTGAAGAAGTCAACTTTACCGGTTGCCATTACAGACGAACGTTGTGTGGTCCGGGGGATAACGCTTGCGAGGGTCGAGGTACCACGACCCGCCACCGGGGCGGTGGAGCTTCGACGCACCTGCCGGCCCACCGCGAGGCACCGGAAACCGGGCGACTGAGCGGGGGCGGTACCGGCAACCACGTCCTGTTCGATCACGTAGGTATATGTGCTGTGTTCACATAGTACAATCTGTACCGACATGAAACAGTGTCACCGCTGTCTGGCGGTCGTCGACGAGTACACTCTGGACAAACAACTCGAGCCCCTGCGCGACCTGACGGTCGACGACTTCAACCTCTGTGCGGACTGTACGACCATCGTCCCGGACGCGTGTGTGGACTGCGGCGGTGCGGTGTACGTCCCGCGCGGGTCGACCGACCCCGACATCTGCCCTGCCTGCCGGGTCGACCGCATCCGGCACACCGGCGAGGACCCCGGCTGGACCTGCGACACGGTGTCGAGCTGAGCGGGCACCGGTTCGGCCGGCCAGCTCTCCGTTCACCAACTCGTGAGCGCCTGCCGGCCGAAGGTCCGGGTCAGCAGGCCGACGAACGTCACCGCAGCCGACACCGCCGCGGCACCGCCGACGAAGAACACCCACGCCATCCCCGGCCCGGCCATCAGGAGGCCGCCGAGGATGGGCGCGCCGACGCTGCCGGGGCGCCAGACGATCTCGCGGATGCCGAACGAGGAGGCCACGCCCGAGGAGTCGCTGTCGGCTCCCTCGTCGGCGAACAGCGCCATGCTCGCGGGTTCGCGGAAGGCGTCGGCCACACCGAGCAGACCGTTCAGCGCGAGCAGGGGGAGGAACGCGGGCGAGAGCGCACCGACGACGGGGAAGGCGACGGGCGCGCCGAGCGCCGCGCCGATGGCCGGCGAGAACGGCACGCACAGCGCCACCAGCCCGTAGGCCCCGCCGCCGGCGAAGACGAACACGGAGCGACCGAAGCGGTCGGAGAGCCGCCCGGTGTAGGGCTGGGCGAGCATGTTCGTCACCTTCTCGGCGGCGATGACGACGCCGACGACGAGGCCGCCCGCCGCGAGCGTGGAGTAACCGAGACCGCCGCGAGCCACCTCGACGCCGGCGTAGATGGGCACCCACGTCCGGACGAGGGTCACGGCGACGGCGTACTGGGCGCGGAAGCCGGTGAGCGTGAGGATGCGGTCGTTGAACGCGAGGCCGGTGAACGGCGCGCCGTGGATGCGCGTCTCGTCGCGGGGGACGAACAGCGCGACGCCGAGGAACGCGAGCGCAAACAGGGCCACGAGGATGGCGTAGACGACCTCGAAGCCGTAGACGGAGTAGATGGCACCCGCCGCGATGGGGCCACCGACGCCGGCGGCCAGCCGGGCGGCGTTGGCCTTCCCGATGTGGTTCGCCCGCTCGGTCGTCGGCGAGAGTTCGCCCACCGTCGAGAGCGCGATGAGTGACGTGCCGGTGATGGCCGCGCCCTGCAGGCCGCGGACGAGGACGAACGAGAACGAGCCGTCGACGAGCGCGAACGCGACGTAGGTGAGGAGCGAGAGCGCGAGCGAGCCGAGCAGGACGAGCCGCTTGTCGTACCGGTCGCCGGCCCACGCCAGCGGGACGATGGCGGCGGCCTGCCCCAGCGTCAGCCCGGCGGTGAACAGCCCGACGACGAAGTCCGAGGGCTGGAAGAGGTTGATGTAGTCGGGCAGGAGCGTGGCGAGGGTGACGAGGCCGAAGCCGCCGGCGAACCGCGTGACGTAGAGCGCGAGGAACTGCAAGCGGCGGTCGGTGTCGGACACGGCTCGAACGGCGGGTGGCCCGGGCAAGGCGGTTGTGGTTCGCGGTGCTGCCCCCGTGCGCTCCCGGTGTGGCGATTCGACAGGCCCTTTATCTCCGCCCCGGAAACGCGATGCATGAACTCGGACGCCGACATGGGTCGGAGGGCGTTCCTCCGGACGAGCGCGGGTGCCGCGGCCGCGACGGCCGCCGCCGCGAGCGCGGGGACTGCCGCCGCACAGGACGAGGTCGACTACGGTGGCTGGTTCGACGACGTCTCCAACTTCGAGGGGACCGAGGACTTCACCGGGCAGGACACGGTCCGCGTCGAGGTGGGCGCGCAGGGCAACGGCGGCGCGTTCGCGTTCGAGCCGCCGGCCATCCGCGTCGACCCCGGCACCACCGTCGTCTTCGAGTGGACCGGCGAGGGCGGCCAGCACAACGTCCTCGAGGACGGCGGGGGTTACGAGTCCGAACTGATACAGGAGGCCGGCGTCCACTTCGCCGTCCAGTTCGAGGGCGAGGGCATCTCGAAGTACGTCTGTCAACCCCACGAGACCCTCGGGATGAAGGGGGCCGTCGTCGTCGGGAGCGGCGAGGGCGACGCCACCGGCAGCGCCGTCGAACCCCCGGCGGCGACCGAGGCGCCGGGCGGGAACGGCGGTGGTGGCGGCGGTGGCGAGGGCGGCGATGGCGGCACGGGTGGCGAGGGTGGTGAGGGCGGCGGCGAAGGAGGCGAGTTCGCCATCACCGACCTCGTCAGCGGCCCGGCGGGGCTGGCGATGCTCGCGATGGTGATGGCGCTGTTCTCGCCCATCGTGTTCGCCGTCGTCCTCTCGCTCGT includes the following:
- a CDS encoding response regulator, with product MTTETPARRKPSDGSTTPIHVLVVDDDPHLLTIADQFLSREDGFEVATAENALDACRVLREERVDCVVSDYRMPAVDGMDLLETIRETEDVPFVMFTNKGSDELEDRVGRLDDTAYVRKGVGTERYDELASTVRGVVEARDGNTE
- a CDS encoding acyl-CoA thioesterase: MADELDSSDADEAADPYHDVWETRVRFAETDAQGVVFFGEYLTYLDETFAAFLEAIDYPYDQLVAEGWETHVVNVDVDYHGAARFPDDLVCGTYVGAIRNSSLTFEWRCRRGEETLASGTATHVAVDAEGGGSVRVPDSFRDAVVGFQSVAPDPV
- a CDS encoding DUF6663 family protein; this translates as MTEQTTEGEYRVLESTRDRAEWLLLDVESADPTYVAREGYDEPLQSAVDGVTAGNRLRAELVWDDGDPRFDDLEVIEETTVAFTRTREDLFGDAHGAWRDAEEAGQPMGSRVLVGQQGGQPVGVVYTFADQPGQRDLFEEFRDGVKPLEPLLERLTEAEDPPFAAFVVDHHDLPFLAVVLAFDRDGVLATTMRETYFGASLFDSGALDVDVAGGYEGDFDFDAPGGSGGHDHDHD
- the msrB gene encoding peptide-methionine (R)-S-oxide reductase MsrB, with translation MSNEPREMPQTDEEWRELLTDEEYRILREKGTEPKFSSDLIDYEGEGTFTCAGCGTELFDSDTKFGSGTGWPSFYDAKEGAVEFEEDRSHGMVRTEVLCANCGGHLGHVFDDGPNPTGQRFCINGAALDVEE
- a CDS encoding DUF3592 domain-containing protein, giving the protein MGRDSGLQIDSVGGPKTLAGAVGFLLVGLAITGYGVYDYTQQSDAIDDAVEVDATVTEVGIESQSSSSTRGVNYEPQVRFTYQYDGETYEGTRLFPATTAPEYETESAARDAVREYEAGENVTAYVVPDDPDGAFLRAQRSDTPLTLAGIGGVLSLLGGVLTVKRYREP
- a CDS encoding cold-shock protein, which encodes MATGKVDFFNDTGGYGFISTDDDAVDDDEDVFFHMEDVGGPDLEEGQEVEFDIESSPKGPRASNVVRQ
- a CDS encoding DUF7571 family protein produces the protein MKQCHRCLAVVDEYTLDKQLEPLRDLTVDDFNLCADCTTIVPDACVDCGGAVYVPRGSTDPDICPACRVDRIRHTGEDPGWTCDTVSS
- a CDS encoding MFS transporter yields the protein MSDTDRRLQFLALYVTRFAGGFGLVTLATLLPDYINLFQPSDFVVGLFTAGLTLGQAAAIVPLAWAGDRYDKRLVLLGSLALSLLTYVAFALVDGSFSFVLVRGLQGAAITGTSLIALSTVGELSPTTERANHIGKANAARLAAGVGGPIAAGAIYSVYGFEVVYAILVALFALAFLGVALFVPRDETRIHGAPFTGLAFNDRILTLTGFRAQYAVAVTLVRTWVPIYAGVEVARGGLGYSTLAAGGLVVGVVIAAEKVTNMLAQPYTGRLSDRFGRSVFVFAGGGAYGLVALCVPFSPAIGAALGAPVAFPVVGALSPAFLPLLALNGLLGVADAFREPASMALFADEGADSDSSGVASSFGIREIVWRPGSVGAPILGGLLMAGPGMAWVFFVGGAAAVSAAVTFVGLLTRTFGRQALTSW
- a CDS encoding halocyanin domain-containing protein — its product is MNSDADMGRRAFLRTSAGAAAATAAAASAGTAAAQDEVDYGGWFDDVSNFEGTEDFTGQDTVRVEVGAQGNGGAFAFEPPAIRVDPGTTVVFEWTGEGGQHNVLEDGGGYESELIQEAGVHFAVQFEGEGISKYVCQPHETLGMKGAVVVGSGEGDATGSAVEPPAATEAPGGNGGGGGGGEGGDGGTGGEGGEGGGEGGEFAITDLVSGPAGLAMLAMVMALFSPIVFAVVLSLVYRDREE